One part of the Mya arenaria isolate MELC-2E11 chromosome 3, ASM2691426v1 genome encodes these proteins:
- the LOC128229230 gene encoding tetratricopeptide repeat protein 24-like isoform X5 — protein MKMEQLQFETSNLTSEIGYLALEGKKFHDERNLTEAIKCYDKAYQLSRELNVDEVERTCAFNLGAVFIAEGQVETGLSYLHKATPPEGLSDARCNGDLYFNIGLGQEKLGDEAKALENYEKAFKRYKAYESGNTELLNQCFDKCVYLFVKWKRHVDASRLCQEMADVYDMNNDHLHRAEKLCEKADYLRRGTGVEQGDILKAAEECMNVINSSHPQGTDCHLAGKVLNDLGLVFTQVQEYNHATTCFEKAHEMIQMSHTSNNQLRAVILQNLGAAYNFTCDFQRAIKYHEDAADIYAKIKYRNGQGQCYTNLAFAHSQLGNMKDAEVAFNHALLAAKDTDDKHMKWQAFEGLGAVNFNMGELKRAQKYFISALKNVENNPVSQDRIETKLEQVIQAEVSGFVPMSGRYSSRPGSVQGVPVSQAAHLGYMQTHGPPEEHTQMGSTPRSLSALEQQIIPRHADRMLLAAPPAMSRIQEQQKPRGPVNDHKIQEIFAKRAEIVKTSTTSVQHNLTPVKEDDSLMKYRKAIEERDEEEDTSESDSNSETTDSSSSEIDGDGDDDVDHVNQAQLGQIQRPPPPPTQSPLHTGTQGTYLQPAYKHINSDYPSFPHSDGQQPTTTPVRQSTEDSSEDSEGSDPIEKDDDPSYASIKSVNEKHQHPPSSAGNDHNKGRRKESRIRSQNFFESESTQSDGSDPQSGRYRGDDIIRKMEGMSSHADVSGLEKMPRGQREQFLLHEHQRRQQAETPPDLPPRQTEGNIKSKGCVIM, from the exons ATGAAAATGGAACAGCTTCAGTTTGAGACTTCCAATCTTACCTCTGAGATTGGGTATCTTGCCTTAGAGGGGAAAAAATTTCATGATGAAAGAAACTTAACTGAGGCAATAAAGTGCTATGACAAAGCCTATCAGCTGTCAAGAGAACTGAATGTGGATGAAGTAGAAAGGACATGTGCATTTAATCTTGGTGCAGTGTTTATAGCGGAGGGGCAAGTAGAGACTGGTCTGAGCTACCTTCACAAAGCTACTCCTCCTGAGGGACTGAGTGATGCAAGGTGTAATGGTGACTTATACTTCAACATAGGCTTAGGACAGGAAAAACTCGGTGATGAGGCCAAAGCATTGGAAAACTATGAAAAAGCATTTAAGAGATACAAAGCATATGAAAGTGGAAACACAGAACTTTTAAATCAGTGCTTTgataaatgtgtgtatttattTGTGAAGTGGAAGAGACATGTTGATGCATCTCGGCTCTGCCAGGAGATGGCTGATGTGTATGACATGAACAATGACCATTTGCACAGGGCTGAGAAGCTGTGTGAGAAGGCGGACTACTTGAGACGTGGCACAGGTGTGGAACAGGGTGACATTCTTAAGGCTGCTGAGGAgtgtatgaatgtaataaacAGTTCCCACCCACAGGGAACGGACTGTCACTTGGCAG GGAAGGTGCTGAATGACCTTGGTCTGGTGTTTACGCAGGTTCAGGAGTACAACCATGCAACCACCTGTTTTGagaaggctcatgaaatgataCAGATGTCACACACTTCAAACAACCAGCTGAGGGCTGTTATACTGCAGAATCTTGGGGCAGCCTATAATTTCACTTGTGATTTCCAGCGTGCCATCAAGTATCATGAGGATGCAGCTGACATATATG CGAAGATTAAGTACCGTaatggtcaaggtcagtgttatACAAACCTTGCATTCGCTCACAGTCAGTTGGGAAACATGAAGGACGCTGAAGTGGCCTTTAACCATGCCCTGCTGGCAGCCAAAGATACAG ATGACAAGCATATGAAATGGCAAGCGTTTGAAGGACTTGGTGCTGTCAATTTCAACATGGGTGAGCTGAAGAGGGCCCAGAAGTATTTTATATCTGCACTGAAGAATGTTGAGAACAACCCTGTGTCACAGGATCGGATTGAGACCAAGCTGGAGCAGGTGATCCAGGCAGAGGTGTCAGGGTTTGTGCCAATGTCTGGGAGATATTCTTCTCGACCGGGTTCAGTGCAGGGTGTGCCCGTATCCCAGGCTGCCCATTTAGGGTACATGCAGACCCATGGACCTCCAGAGGAGCACACACAGATGGGCTCCACACCG CGCAGTCTGAGCGCTCTTGAACAGCAGATTATCCCAAGACATGCGGACCGTATGCTATTGGCTGCCCCTCCTGCCATGTCTCGCATACAGGAGCAACAGAAACCCAG AGGTCCTGTTAATGATCATAAGATTCAAGAGATATTTGCCAAAAGGGCCGAAATCGTCAAAACCAGCACTACTAGCGTGCAACA CAACCTAACCCCAGTGAAGGAGGATGACAGCCTGATGAAATACCGGAAAGCTATTGAAGAAAGAGATGAAG AGGAGGACACTTCTGAAAGTGATTCTAATTCTGAg ACAACCGATAGTTCCTCAAGTGAGattgatggtgatggtgatgatgatgttgaccATGTTAATCAAGCACAGCTCGGTCAAATACAGag GCCCCCACCCCCGCCGACCCAGTCACCTCTGCACACTGGCACCCAGGGCACGTACCTGCAACCTGCCTACAAACACATTAACTCTGATTATCCCTCGTTTCCCCATAGTGATGGCCAGCAGCCCACAACCACCCCTGTGAGGCAGAGCACAGAGGACAGCAGTGAGGACAGTGAAGGATCCGACCCAATTGAGAAAGACGATGATCCATCTTACGCTTCCATTAAGTCTGTTAATGAAAAACACCAGCATCCACCTAGCTCTGCAGGTAATGACCATAACAAAGGTAGAAGGAAGGAAAGCAGGATACGGTCACAAAATTTCTTTGAAAGTGAGTCTACTCAAAGTGACGGAAGTGATCCTCAATCAGGGCGCTATAGAGGCGATGACATCATCAGGAAAATGGAAG GAATGAGTTCACATGCAGATGTCAGTGGTTTGGAAAAGATGCCACGGGGACAGAG GGAGCAGTTTTTACTTCACGAACATCAGCGCAGACAGCAGGCTGAGACACCACCAGATCTACCACCCCGACAAACAGAGGGCAACATCAAGTCCAAGGGCTGTGTCATCATGTAG